Proteins found in one Choloepus didactylus isolate mChoDid1 chromosome 3, mChoDid1.pri, whole genome shotgun sequence genomic segment:
- the PPM1K gene encoding protein phosphatase 1K, mitochondrial: MSTAALITLVRSGGNQVRRRVLLSSRLLQEDRRMTPTCHSSTSESRCSRFDPDGSGRPATWDSFGIWDNRIDEPILLPPSIKYGKPIPKISLENVGCASQIGKRKENEDRFDLAQLTDEVLYFAVYDGHGGPAAADFCHTHMEKCIMDLLPKEKNLETLLSMAFLEVDKAFGRHAHLSADATLLTSGTTATVALLRDGVELVVASVGDSRATLCRKGKPMKLTIDHTPERKDEKERIKKCGGFLVWNSLGQPHVNGRLAMTRSIGDLDLKTSGVTAEPETKRIKLHHADDSFLVLTTDGINFMVNSQEICDFVNQCHDPNEAAHAVTEQAIQYGAEDNSTAVVVPFGAWGKYKNSEINFSFSRSFATSGRWA, encoded by the exons ATGTCAACAGCTGCATTAATTACATTGGTTAGAAGTGGTGGGAACCAGGTGAGAAGGAGAGTGCTGCTAAGCTCACGTTTGCTGCAAGAGGACAGGCGGATGACACCCACATGTCACAGCTCCACTTCTGAGTCCAGGTGTTCTCGATTTGACCCAGATGGCAGTGGGCGTCCAGCCACCTGGGACAGTTTTGGGATCTGGGATAACCGCATTGATGAGCCAATTCTACTGCCACCCAGCATTAAGTATGGCAAGCCAATTCCCAAAATCAGCTTGGAAAATGTGGGCTGTGCCTCGCAGATTGGCAAACGGAAAGAGAATGAAGATCGCTTTGACTTGGCTCAGTTAACAGATGAGGTCCTGTACTTTGCCGTGTATGATGGACACGGTGGACCTGCAGCTGCAGATTTCTGTCACACCCACATGGAGAAGTGTATTAT GGATTTGCTTCCTAAGGAGAAGAACTTGGAAACTCTGTTGTCCATGGCTTTTCTAGAAGTAGATAAAGCCTTTGGGAGGCACGCCCACCTGTCTGCTGATG CAACCCTTCTGACCTCTGGGACTACTGCAACGGTAGCCCTATTGCGAGATGGTGTTGAACTGGTTGTAGCCAGTGTTGGGGACAGCCGGGCTACTTTGTGTAGAAAAGGAAAACCCATGAAGCTAACCATTGACCATACTCCTGaaaggaaagatgaaaaagaaag GATCAAGAAATGTGGTGGTTTTCTAGTTTGGAATAGTTTGGGGCAGCCTCACGTAAATGGCAGACTTGCAATGACAAGGAGTATTGGAGATTTGGATCTTAAAACCAGTGGTGTGACAGCAGAACCTGAAACAAAGAGGATTAAG CTACATCATGCTGATGACAGCTTCCTGGTGCTCACTACAGATGGAATTAACTTCATGGTGAATAGTCAAGAGATTTGTGACTTTGTCAATCAGTGCCACGATCCCAACGAGGCAGCCCATGCAGTGACTGAACAG GCAATACAGTATGGTGCTGAAGATAACAGTACTGCAGTAGTAGTACCTTTTGGAGCCTGGGGAAAATACAAGAACTCTGAAATCAACTTCTCATTCAGCCGAAGCTTTGCCACCAGTGGACGATGGGCCTGA